GACTCCATCTTAATCAAACCTTTTTCTGGTAATTTCACACCGTTGTATTTGGCAATTTCAACAGCTGTATTTCTCAATGCTATGTTTACCGCACGATGAAACTCCCCTTCTTCCTTGTTGTAATTTTTAAAGATGTAAACACCTTGCATTATAAAAATACCAATAATGGTCAAGGCACCCAGGAAAACAAGAATTCGGATTTTGAAGGAGGACATGTTGGAGTAAATAACTATTTAGCGTCAGTAAATAAAACCAAATAAAACGGTTTCATCATCAAACAAATTTGCAAATCAATGACAAAGAAAGAAGGGTAATTATTTTTCTACAATGACACAACGGCTTAACACGACGTCCATTAATTTTCCGGTACAGATTCCCTTTAATTTTAATTCTGTACCAGGTTTATATTTTTGTTTAACGGGATCCGTTTTTGTATCAAATTCACAAATAACTCCACCCATCGGCGAGCCGGATTCTAAGGACAGGCCGGTCATACCCGTGTCGTTTACGACAGTTCCCTGAACTTTTCCACTTACCAAAATAATTTTGTTGAGATATTTTTTGTTTGCCTCCTCTTCATTGGCATCAAACTGATTGTACAGATCTTCCGCGGTCATCGAGAAGTCCTCCTTCATGTCTTTCATGACATCGAATGGTTTGTTGTACATTTTGTAGCCTATGTATCCGCCTATGGAAATCACCAAAAGAACTATAAGAGCCCACTTTTTCATTTTTTTTAAATTTGTTGTAAACTTACTATAAATACAACTGCCCGGAATCCATTTTTACTCATTCCAGGTTCAAAACTAAACGAAAATTCAGTTAAACAATTGCTTTATCGAACAATCATCAATCCAATAGATAGATTTCCAAACAATCATAATAAATAAAACCATGTTACTTCTGACCAAACCATGCCCCAAAAATGGATTTGGTCTATGTATGATGCGGATTGACTGCTTTCGAATGGCTAAGCAGAATACCATGAATAGCAGAATTTCCGCCTACAATATGTTGACTGTAGAGGGGATCCGCAAGACCATCCATGTCGGTGACCACTCCTCCTGCTTCTTCCACCAGCAAAATACCCGCGGCCACATCCCAGGGGTTAATCATGGCTTCATAATAACCGTCAAACCTTCCACAAGCAGTATACGCCAGATCTAAAGCGGCGGATCCTAGACGACGAAGTCCTCTTGCTTCTTCCAGAACCAATTTAAGAAGTACAATAAGGGAGTCGATGTTTTTGCGTGCATATGGAAAACCGGTGGCAACAACCGCATCTGACAATAAGGGAGTGCTGCTTACCTGAATTCTCTTGCCATTCATCCAGGCTCCCCCTCCTTTCCAACCGTAAAAACATTCATTCTGCATGGGATCATAAATGGCTCCCAGGATAGGTTGCCCATTCCTGACCAATGCGATGCTGACACAAAAAACGGGAATATGCTGAAGAAAATTAGTCGTTCCATCTAAAGGATCAATGACCCAGGTATATTCCTTTCCCGACAATTGTTCGGTTGTACCTTCTTCCGTAAGAAATGCAGCCGATGGAAAAATTTCCTTCAGTTGTGACACGATCATCTTCTCAGTCTCCTTGTCCACATAAGTGACCAGACTGTGTTTTTCTTTTACTTCAATGTGCGCCGATGTAACACGCTCTAACTCTCCTCGTATGAAACATCCAGCCTCTTTGGCTACAGAAATGAGTTTATCACAGAGGTCCTGCAATTGAATTGTCTCCATCTTATTTTTAATAATTGCTCAAAAGTATAAAAATTTAGTTGGCTTATTTTTGTGAGGAATTTTAGATTAATAGAAATGTAGTCCAAACAATCATATTTTAAAATCGGTCTGATGCAGGTAAATAGTAAAATATGATTTTGAAATCTGTCTATTGAACTAAACCATCTACCGGGTGTTTTGTTTTTTCAATTCAATAAAACAAAGATGATAAGAACCGCAAACGCACAATGGCAAGGATCAGGAAAGGAAGGAACCGGAAACCTCAGCACTCAAAGTGGAATCCTTAACCACACTCAGTACTCTTTCCTGTCTCGATTTGAACAAGGTATTGGTACCAATCCTGAAGAATTGGTAGCCGCGGCCCATGCAGGCTGTTTCAGCATGAAATTAAGTTTTGTGTTGGGTGAAGCCGGATTCAAACCAGAACTGTTAGAAACGCAGTGCCGTATCAAGTTTGAAAATGGAAGCATTGTATCTTCTCATCTGGTCCTGAATGCAAAAGTGGAGGGAATAGGAGAAGAAGTTTTTGCGGAATGTGTGCACAATGCAGAAAAAAACTGTCCTATTTCTAAGTTGCTGAACACGGCAATTTCCGTAGAATACAGTCTAAACAAATAATTAGGTGAGAAAATCTTAACTCAAAAATTTGTAATGAGTTAAACTTCGGAATGATTATAGTTCCGAACCTTCTTCACCGTGGATGATCATTCTGAATCCATTGCCATGTATGTTGCTGATTTCAATATTTGAATCATTGGCAAGGTATTTTCTCAACTTGGTCACAAACACATCCATACTTCTGGCAGTGAAATAATTGTCTTCTCCCCATATTTTCGATAAGGCTTCAGAACGGGCGAGAATGTTATTGCGATGCTCACAAAACATCTTGAGCAATTGTGCTTCTTTCGGACTTAGTTTTACTTTATCGTGTATTTCTTCGTTGTCTTTCAGATACAGAACCCGCAATGGAAAATTAAAATGATACTTCCCGATGATGTAGTCGTTTACTTCTTCAGAAGGATTGGCTTTATTTTTCTTAGCCCTTTTAAGTATGGCTTGCACTCTGTAAAGCAACTCCTCAGAGTTAAATGGTTTAGTTACATAATCATCAGCGCCTATCCTGAAACCCTCCACAATATCTTCCTTGAGTGTTCTGGCTGTAAGGAAAATGATGGGCACTTCTGCACTCTTGGTACGAATGTCTTTTGCTAAAGTAAAACCATCCTTTCGCGGCATCATAACATCGAGGATGCAGAGGTCATAAGTACCCCGTCTGTACTGCTCAAATCCATCGATACCATCCACTGCTAGGTCCACATCGTAACCATGCATTTCAAGATAGGACTTGAGGACGTCCCCGAAATTACGGTCGTCTTCAACCAACAAAATTTTGGTGTTTGGTGTGTTTTCGGTATTTGCTGCAATCATAAAGTGAGAATTATACTCAGTTACTAACGTTTAAAATTGAAAAATATATACTATCCCTTTAAAAATTTGGCTTAATTGGGAAAATAAAGCGTAAAAGTTGAACCCTTGCCCAAATCAGAACTGACTTCTATTGTTCCATTATGGGCTTGTACCATTGCTTTTACATAGCTCAATCCAAGCCCAAATCCCTTCACATCATGCAAATTGCCGGTGGGAACCCGGTAGAATTTTTCAAAAATCATCTTTTGAGCCTCCTTGGTCATTCCTATTCCAGTGTCTATTACTTTAATCTGAATTCCCTTTTTCACATTTTCGGTAACAATCCGGATGGATGGTGACTCCATTGAATATTTATTGGCATTGTCCAACAGATTGTAAATTATATTGGTCATATGCGTTTGATCTGCCCTGAGAATGGAATTAGTGGCCCCAAGCTCTTCGTGGATTTGTCCATTTTTCTGATTCACCTGCAGGCTGATATTTCTGACCGCTTCCAGGATGATTTCATGAATATCCAATGGCTTGAGATTTAATTGAAAATCATGTTTATCAAGCAAAGCCATCTGCAATACCTTTTCAACCTGACTCAACATCCTCCGGTTCTCTTGTTTGATGATGTCCATAAACCTCCTGATTTTGTCGGGAGATTGTATGATCATGGGGGAAAGAATGGAGTCCGAAGCCAATGAAATGGTGGCAATTGGAGTTTTGAATTCGTGCGTCATGTTGTTGACAAAATCATTCTTGATTTCAGATAATTTCTTTTGTCGAAAGATCACATAAATTACATAAATGAAACAACCCAGAATCAATCCGGTCAACAATAATGACAAGAATACTATGGGCAGGACAGATTTCCATAACCAGGATTGCTTGGTCGGAAATACCACTTTCAGGATACCGGGAGATCCGCTGGCCGTAGAAAACAGGGCAACACGATAGGAAGTTTCTGTCAATACTTGATTGTCGTCCACATTTGAAGGGGAAGCATTGGGGTTGGTAGCCAGATCAACTACGTAATTTTCATTCAAAATGACAAAACTTTTATGAGCATTGTCGTACACTCCAAATGAATATTTCAAATTAAGATTGAGTTCATCAAATTCATGTTTCAACAGGGCGGCAAGTTTTTGTGGATTGATTCGTTGTTCCAAACCTGCCGGATGGATTCGCAATTCGCGGTCTATCATTTCCACAATTTCCCTCTTTTTATCCCAGCTGTATTGTGGATCAAGCGAACTGAAACTGCTGGAATCCATGATGGCCGAAATTTGATTGCTCATCAATAAGGTAGCATATTCCAAGAGGCGCTTTTGATCTTCAAGGGGTCTGTTGCCCTCTTGTATCCATTTTTCAATTTGTGAAAGTTCCCAGTTCTCTTTTTCTTTTTCCAGTTTGTCGGCGACTCTTTTCAAAGCCGTGATGATGTGGTCATCAAATTGCTTTTCATTGAGCCTGACCGACCAATTGATCCAATAGAACTGCAGGATGACTGTTCCCAACAGAGCAACACCCATCAAACCTATTACCAGCCAAATTGCTTTTTTATTCATTGCGGCAAAGATGGGACAACCGAAAGAAATTTTGGTTCAAACATTTTATCAATTTAATTCTTTAACCAATGTTTAACCCAACAGTTTTGTGGGTTGCAGGGGTCGACAATCTATCAGGTTGTTTTATCTGGAGTACCAACTTTTAAGAACATTTTCGGCCATCTTACCCTGGGGGGTATAGTCCTTGTCCGGGTAACCCTCATGTCCTTCTCCATCAGGAAACCATTTCCACACAAACCCGCCTGCCCAAAAGTCCTTCTCCCACCAACTGCTTAAAAGAGCCTGATAAGCGTTGGCCTGGGCTTCCTGATTTGGAGTCATGTTTCTGATATTTTTTTCAAGTTCCCAGGTCTTTCCGGCACAACCTTCCACCGTCAGATATCCATATTCAGTAAATAATATTTTCTTGCGATGTTGCTTCGAAAATTGCTCCAGACTTTGGAGATAAGGGATCCAGGCAGTTTGGAGGGTTGCAGCGTCCGGTCTAGGTTCATCGCTTAAAGGGAAGTACGCACTGATACCAATAAAATCCAGTTCATCCCAAAAATTAACTGCGGCATAATCATCCCAGTTGGCTGAATAACATAATTTACCCCTGTAAACAGACTTCACTTTACGAATTAAATCAAACCAAAAGGATGTCCTCTTTTGAGTGGATTTATTAAATTCAGTGCCTATGCAAAAAAGATCAACCTTTAGCTCTTCTGCAATTGCCGCCATGCCTAAAATATATTTTGCATATTGAGCTTCCCACAACTTCCAATCATCAGTTGAAATAAAATCCAAAGATCCGGTCCATCCTCTGTGAATATACACTTGAGGTTTAAGCATTACCTTCAATTTATTCTCTTTGGCAATGATGATGGTCTGCCTTGCCCCTTGCTCAGTTTCACCCCACCATTGCCAACTGTTGTCATTGTATCTAACTTCAGGTTTATCCAAAGGGGTGTATGCATAAGGAATGACTGCAATCCATTCTGCATGTACACTTTTAATACTGTGAGCAGGATTCTCTTTAAATGGTCTTGGAGGTGCTACTAAAGTTATTCCTTTAATTTTTGAAGTTTCATCGATACCATGAATGTCTTCAACTATTGGAGTCTTTTCCACTTCCATTTGAGAAGTAGAATTCCAAAACAGCAATGCGATGGAACAAATAAAAAAAAGTGCTAAAAATAACTTTAGTAACATCTGATCATTTCAAATAAAACATTAAAATTAGAAAATTTATTGGTTCAGTGAATAGAATATAATTCTGGACAATTGTTCGCACTCGATCAAAATGCATCACATTTCCCAACTATCCTTTTCATTCAACTTAATAGATCAATATTCAATGTTTGGCAATTAAGTTTAAGAATTTATAATTGATTCTTCAAATTACCCTACTAGAACCATTCGAATATTGAAAGTACTGCCGTCAAAATTTAATCCAGTTTTACTTCAAAAAGAGTCAACCATCTTTTACCGGTAACATAAAAATTACCTGATTGGGAATTAAATGCAATTCCATTTAATACATCTGCTTCCGGATGGGCAGCCTGGGCCTTTTTGGTCAACGCCGACAAATTTAATTTACCGGTTACTTTACCCGATACAGGATCGATTCTGTATACAAGATCGCTGTTCCATTTATTTGCATAAACACTTCCATCGACAAATTCCAATTCATTCAGATGGTAGATGTTTGCATTTTTCTCTTTGATAAATAATTCTTTAATTAACTGAAATTTCTCCGGATCATAGAAACTTAATTTATTGGTTCCATCACTCACGATTAGATTTTGTCCATCGGTACAGATTCCCCAACCCTCGGTTTCAATTGAAAAAGTCTGCAACAAATTGAAGGTTGATTTGTCGTAAACAAATACCTTCCTGTTTTGCCAGGTCAATTGATATATCTTATCCTTCAAAATACATATTCCTTCCCCAAAATATTCCGCTCCAAGATCAACTGCTTTATTTATTTTTCCGGTGGCAAGATCTACATTCAGCAATTTGGATTTACCTTCCAGTCCGGTCCCTTCATACAACTGACCATTCTCCCATGCCAGACCTTGAGTAAAACTACTCGCATCGTGTGGGTATTCTTTCAACACAGAATATTTTAATATTTCAACAGTATTGTCATTTTTGCAAGAATAAATTGCAGAGACAATGAAGATAAAAATTAAGTAAAAAAAATATCTATTCATCAGCTATTTTGATCTTAAATGCCATTTTTCCGTTTCCAAACAAGGAGCACTTTCCCTGCAAAATTAAAAACAAGCTTCACATAATGCTTGCAATTATATAAAACTTATCTATTCAAGGTGGTACCCCATTTTTTTAACCCCGGAAAATCCCATGATTTACGCAGGTCTGCTAATTACTTTTTGCTGATTCAACAGGATAAGTCTATTTTTGCACCAAAATCCTTCATTTGTCTACCGGACGCACTGTTTCATTTCATACCCTTGGCTGCAAACTCAATTTTGCAGAAACTTCCGGCATTAGTCAGCAATTCAGGCAGGCGGGTTATGATGAAGTGGCCTTTGAGGAGGCAGCAGACATTTACATTTTGAATACCTGTTCGGTCACCGATCAGGCAGATAAAAAATGTCGAAAGGCCGTTCGCTCCGCATTAAGAAATAATTCTTCTGCAAAAGTAATTGTAATAGGTTGCTACGCGCAATTGAAGCCTGTTGAAATAGCTGGTATCCCCGGTGTCAGCATGGTACTTGGTGCGGCTGAGAAATTCAATATCCTGGAACATTTACAGCACCTGGAACCTATGAATCCATTAGGACAAATTCATGCAGGTGATATTCGTGATGTTAATCAATTTATTCCATCTTATTCGATTGAAGATCGAACCAGAACTTTTCTAAAAGTCCAGGATGGCTGTGATTATAAATGTAGTTTTTGCACCATTCCTTTGGCACGGGGTCGATCCCGTTCTGGTGAAGTAGACCGAATTGTTGAACTGTCCAGAGAAATTGGAAGGAAGGGAGTAAAGGAAATTGTTTTGACAGGAGTTAATCTTGGTGACTTTGGCAATGGGACAGAGGTAATTGAAGGTGCCCGACCCAAAAAGGATGCATTGTTTATAGACCTTATTAAAGCCCTCGACGAAGTAGAAGAAATTGACAGATTCAGAATCTCCTCCATTGAACCAAACTTATGCACGAAGGAAGTAATTGATTTTGTAGCCGCATCTAAAAGATTTATGCCACATTTTCACATGCCTTTACAATCGGGAGACAATCAAATCCTGAGTCTAATGAAGCGGCGGTATCGTAAAGAACTTTATGCAGAACGAGTTGCGTACATAAAAAATGTAATGCCCCATGCATGCATCGGAGTGGATGTCATTGTTGGTTTTCCTGGTGAATCTGATGAGCTTTTTCAAAGCAGCTTTGACTTTATTCATGGACTGGATGTAAGTTATCTGCACGTTTTCACATACTCCGAGAGACCAAACACTTTGGCAAATGAAATGTCGGGAAGAGTTATTGCTTCTACCAGGCATCAAAGAAGTCAGCAGCTTAGAAATTTATCGATTAAGAAGAAGAATAATTTTTATATTCAATTTTTCAACACCAGAAAAAAAGTATTGCTGGAGCAAAAGCAAGATGAACCTTTTAATGGTTTGTCCGGATTTACTGACAATTACCTCAGAGTAAATTTACCAAATGCAACCATTGATATGGTCAATACTTTTCAGGATGTTTTGATTGAAGGGTTTGATGTCACAGGTGATTTAAAAGGTAAGCTCATAAGCTTTGAACTCCCAGCCTTGGTTTGATCAAACCGGATAAAAATTAAAAGACTTCCCGGATTAACCGGAAAGTCCTGTTTATTTCAGATGCGATGAAGTACTAAAATTGATATTGCAATCCAAGTTGTGCGGACAACGCATTTCGGCTGGTCCTGATGTCCAGGATTGGTTCATTGGTCAGGTCAGTAAACCCATGCAAATACTGAGTTCCTAAAGACATTCTCATGGATTCATTCAGTTTCCATTTTATGCCGGCTCCTATTACTCCACCCCACTCAAATTGTCTGAAATTTGAATTCCGCATATTGATGTCATAAGTTCCTAAATTGAAGTCTACCAATAAACTGGCCCTGGTACGAATGTCTCCATCCACCGCAAGACTCATTTGTGGCCCTGCCTCCAAATAACCTTTGATCACGCCCTTTCCAAAATTATATTGAGCAAGTACAGGTAATTCGATAAAATGTAATTGAGTAATCGCTTTTAAATTAGCCGGAATGTCTACATCAAATATTTCAAAATCCAAAGACTGACTTGCAATAAAACCTGTTTTGTGGTAATACAACCCGGATTTGATGCTAAATGCATCTATTGGTGAAAAACTGGCAGAAAGTCCGGCTCTTATTCCCAAAAAAGGATCAGGGTCATTGATTAGACTACCTGTTCCTTTAATAGTCATATTGCTCACTGAAGGCCCCACTTCCACCCCCATTTGAAATTGTGCAAACAAACTTTGAACAAACAAAGTAAATGTCAACATAGATAAAATCTTCTTTTTCATTTTTTTGAATTTAATACTTTGACGAAAATTTCCTTCGAGAGATTAAAAACAGCGCGTTAAAATAATATTAGGAAAGTGTTAAATAATATTTGCATTCGAAACTGAAGATGAGGAATAAGCAATTGTAAAAATCAATTTTTAGTTTATAAATTATTGGCAATGTCTAAAAACCAATAATTCATCCTAATGGAAATGATGCACATTAGAAGTGAAAGAACGTTCATTATCCGGGCGAGTTACTGTATTGTTAAATTAAAAACCCGGTAGAAATTTATTCCACCGGGTTTTAACTTTTAATCGCTTTAGAATTTCTCTTTTACCTGGAGACGGTAAATCTCTTATTAATCAATCCATTGCTGGTTTTGATTTGAAGATTATATTGACCAGGGGTGAGTACAGATGTATTTATCAATTCACTGTACTTTCCAGCTTTCATATAATTTCCTCCAAATGGATTTACCAACACACTCTTGCCATTGTTGTCAAACACCCTCGATTCAAGTATGCCATTTTCAGATAATCCTATCTCCACTTTCAACAAATCGTCCACAGGATTCGGATAAATCTCCAAACTCAAATCTTTACCCCTTTGTACCTTAATGGAGATCACTTTACTGTAGTTGTACTTGCCGTCTCTGTCCACTTGTCTGATTCGGTAGTAATATACTCCTGATTGGTTTACATTCAAGTCATCCATTTCATAAGCATGTCTGGATGCTCCAGTCTCAGAGGATGCTTCCACCTGACCAATCTCAGAAAAGTCTGATTCACTCTCATGTCTCCTTTCAACTATGAAATGTGAATTGTTGATTTCCAATCCCGTTGTCCAATCCAATTCAGTAAATTCTCCATTGTAATTTGCTTCAAAACTCAGCCACTCCAATGGAAGAACCTGATATACCAATCCTGCATCTATGGTCGGGAAGGCATCTCCGGTTTGTACACGATACATTCGAGTTGTTCCGTAGCCGTTCGTTCCATCCACATCATTGTCCATGTTATCTGATCCAGCATGTGGTATCGTAAATCCAAAACTTACCGGCGCTGTGAATTTTACATAGTAATCTCCCTGCGCAACTCCATCCAACATATAAGTACCATCAAATCCAGAGGTGGCTTCACTTACCATCACTCCGGTTGGCGTATAGGCTGCAATCTTAACTCCCTGCACAGGCTCTTCATTTCCATCCTGTATTCCATTAAAGTTGCGATCCAACCATACACGATCCCCTAAGGTCGCTTTATCCTGGAAGCCCGCTCCAACATTCAAGATCATATCACCACTCAGTACTGTAAATTTCCTGGTCGTGTTCACGCCAAATTCATGGCTGATGTCGCTGTCTTTATCCGTATTGCCTCCTTTAAATGGCTCTGATGCCGCTAAATGTCCTGGTCTTTCAAATTTAACATGATACATGCCAGGCTTTATGCATGCGAATTTATAATATCCGTCATCCGATGGTGTCGATGGATTGACTGCAGTCCTTAAATTAGCAACAACAGCTCCGCTCATTGCATCCACTAAATACACATCTAGTCCATTCAAACCATTTTCTGTCGGATCAAAAATTCCATCTTTGTCTTTGTCCAAGAATACTCTACCTCCGATCATGATACACTTATACAAACCAAGATCCCACGTTCTGTCATCTTCTCCCGGGCTGAGGTAAGTACTTGCTGTTGTTTGTGCTCCATTGCTTCCATCTACATCACTATCTTTTGTATCGCTACCTTGATTTGAAGTAGTTTGATTCCACATTGGATGCCATTCAAACTTAGCATAGTAATTTCCAGGCATCAGATATTCAAAAAGATACTTTCCAGTTGCATCAGTTGTAGTGGTTTTAACAGGCAGACGTGTATCTGCATCATACAGTGTCACTACAACATCTTTTATTCCTTCTTCACCAACTTCTTGAACACCGTCGGCATCTCTGTCATGCCAAACATAATCACCATATTTCGCCAGTTCAACCAATCCTGCATCCCAGGTACTGTCTCTTTCTCCCCACTGCAAGAAAGTACATGCAGTAATACCACTTGGACTCACATCGCTGTCTTTGGCATCGTTGCCACCCTTGTCTTTAAAAGTAAAGGCGCAATTAGGCATATTGATCGGCAATGGATCAAATCTCAGGAAGTAATTGTCAGACAATAAGAAGTCAAACTCATACTTACCATTTGCATCAGTAGTATCTTTCTTTACGATACTGCCATCTGCACACTTGTACAGGTACACATGTACACCAGGTACTCCCGGCTCACCTGCATCCTGAACACCATCTCCATCCAGATCCTTCCATACAAAATCTCCGATCCATGCAGTAACTACTACCTTTTCTGGATCATGATCATCAGAATCTTCATTTTCTACCTGTCCATTTCCATCAATTACATCATCCCACGGTTCATCATCATGGACTGCTCTTTCCCAGGCATCATCTGTGTTAGGTTTACTGTCTGCATCATCATTATCTCTTACGAGGTTAAATGTATCTCTCATTGTTCTGATCTCTGCATAGTTTTCCCAATCTGAAAGAGTAGGGTTGGCAGAAACTATCACTTTCAATTTCAAATGCAATTGTACACTGTCTTCCGGATACAATCTGGTACCATATGAATATTCCAATCTGGTGCCATTTACACTCCAACCTCCATTTATAGCTGGTAGGAATTGGAAGCCTGCTGGAATATAATCATTAACACCGATAGAAGATGAAACAACATTTCCCTGATTGTGGAGACTAATAATAAAGTCCACTGTGTCCCCAGGAATATAATATGGTTTTTTACCAGGAATCCATTTTCTCAGGGCAAAATCTACAACAGGCGGATCAGCCGGATCATGGTCGTCTTCATCAATCGGCGGATTTTCATCGATTTCTCCATCTTCCGGAGGCCCGTCATTATCTGGATCATCATCCGGATCACTGTCTATGTCATCGCCAGGGGTATTCGTTGTATCCGTCACTGTAATTATTTCTGCAAAGTTTTTCCACGCAGCTCTGTTGTACAAAGTAGGCCTAACCTTGAGCTTAATAACTACCTTGGCACTATCTCCAGGAATAACCTTTGGTGTATAAATTGTTGTGGCAATTCTGGT
This region of Candidatus Vicinibacter affinis genomic DNA includes:
- a CDS encoding glutaminyl-peptide cyclotransferase produces the protein MNRYFFYLIFIFIVSAIYSCKNDNTVEILKYSVLKEYPHDASSFTQGLAWENGQLYEGTGLEGKSKLLNVDLATGKINKAVDLGAEYFGEGICILKDKIYQLTWQNRKVFVYDKSTFNLLQTFSIETEGWGICTDGQNLIVSDGTNKLSFYDPEKFQLIKELFIKEKNANIYHLNELEFVDGSVYANKWNSDLVYRIDPVSGKVTGKLNLSALTKKAQAAHPEADVLNGIAFNSQSGNFYVTGKRWLTLFEVKLD
- a CDS encoding HAMP domain-containing histidine kinase, translating into MNKKAIWLVIGLMGVALLGTVILQFYWINWSVRLNEKQFDDHIITALKRVADKLEKEKENWELSQIEKWIQEGNRPLEDQKRLLEYATLLMSNQISAIMDSSSFSSLDPQYSWDKKREIVEMIDRELRIHPAGLEQRINPQKLAALLKHEFDELNLNLKYSFGVYDNAHKSFVILNENYVVDLATNPNASPSNVDDNQVLTETSYRVALFSTASGSPGILKVVFPTKQSWLWKSVLPIVFLSLLLTGLILGCFIYVIYVIFRQKKLSEIKNDFVNNMTHEFKTPIATISLASDSILSPMIIQSPDKIRRFMDIIKQENRRMLSQVEKVLQMALLDKHDFQLNLKPLDIHEIILEAVRNISLQVNQKNGQIHEELGATNSILRADQTHMTNIIYNLLDNANKYSMESPSIRIVTENVKKGIQIKVIDTGIGMTKEAQKMIFEKFYRVPTGNLHDVKGFGLGLSYVKAMVQAHNGTIEVSSDLGKGSTFTLYFPN
- a CDS encoding inositol monophosphatase, yielding MQLQDLCDKLISVAKEAGCFIRGELERVTSAHIEVKEKHSLVTYVDKETEKMIVSQLKEIFPSAAFLTEEGTTEQLSGKEYTWVIDPLDGTTNFLQHIPVFCVSIALVRNGQPILGAIYDPMQNECFYGWKGGGAWMNGKRIQVSSTPLLSDAVVATGFPYARKNIDSLIVLLKLVLEEARGLRRLGSAALDLAYTACGRFDGYYEAMINPWDVAAGILLVEEAGGVVTDMDGLADPLYSQHIVGGNSAIHGILLSHSKAVNPHHT
- the mtaB gene encoding tRNA (N(6)-L-threonylcarbamoyladenosine(37)-C(2))-methylthiotransferase MtaB translates to MSTGRTVSFHTLGCKLNFAETSGISQQFRQAGYDEVAFEEAADIYILNTCSVTDQADKKCRKAVRSALRNNSSAKVIVIGCYAQLKPVEIAGIPGVSMVLGAAEKFNILEHLQHLEPMNPLGQIHAGDIRDVNQFIPSYSIEDRTRTFLKVQDGCDYKCSFCTIPLARGRSRSGEVDRIVELSREIGRKGVKEIVLTGVNLGDFGNGTEVIEGARPKKDALFIDLIKALDEVEEIDRFRISSIEPNLCTKEVIDFVAASKRFMPHFHMPLQSGDNQILSLMKRRYRKELYAERVAYIKNVMPHACIGVDVIVGFPGESDELFQSSFDFIHGLDVSYLHVFTYSERPNTLANEMSGRVIASTRHQRSQQLRNLSIKKKNNFYIQFFNTRKKVLLEQKQDEPFNGLSGFTDNYLRVNLPNATIDMVNTFQDVLIEGFDVTGDLKGKLISFELPALV
- a CDS encoding response regulator transcription factor — encoded protein: MIAANTENTPNTKILLVEDDRNFGDVLKSYLEMHGYDVDLAVDGIDGFEQYRRGTYDLCILDVMMPRKDGFTLAKDIRTKSAEVPIIFLTARTLKEDIVEGFRIGADDYVTKPFNSEELLYRVQAILKRAKKNKANPSEEVNDYIIGKYHFNFPLRVLYLKDNEEIHDKVKLSPKEAQLLKMFCEHRNNILARSEALSKIWGEDNYFTARSMDVFVTKLRKYLANDSNIEISNIHGNGFRMIIHGEEGSEL
- a CDS encoding PorT family protein, which encodes MKKKILSMLTFTLFVQSLFAQFQMGVEVGPSVSNMTIKGTGSLINDPDPFLGIRAGLSASFSPIDAFSIKSGLYYHKTGFIASQSLDFEIFDVDIPANLKAITQLHFIELPVLAQYNFGKGVIKGYLEAGPQMSLAVDGDIRTRASLLVDFNLGTYDINMRNSNFRQFEWGGVIGAGIKWKLNESMRMSLGTQYLHGFTDLTNEPILDIRTSRNALSAQLGLQYQF
- a CDS encoding OsmC family protein, translating into MIRTANAQWQGSGKEGTGNLSTQSGILNHTQYSFLSRFEQGIGTNPEELVAAAHAGCFSMKLSFVLGEAGFKPELLETQCRIKFENGSIVSSHLVLNAKVEGIGEEVFAECVHNAEKNCPISKLLNTAISVEYSLNK